In bacterium, a single window of DNA contains:
- a CDS encoding NAD(P)-dependent oxidoreductase, translated as MNIVIMGATSHVAKGLINQFLQSNDFHSHLFTRSEDKLQNFLNAINKPKNVNYTICTDYNLFSSFSYDVIINCVGVETRNKNNCDFTRYFTVTEKFDNIAIEYLQNKNPAALYISLSSGAVYGIGFSTPAGENSVNHLPVNHIVPEDYYGIARINAEAKHRAHSNLRIIDLRIFSYFSRFINLEDGYFITDLMEAILNKKILITDNTNIVRDYLHPKDLFVMIVKCIAAGNLNFAFDVNSSHPVTKQEILDYFVSEYGLKYENRHCSQNVSATGPKSNYYSTNDQASRIGYMPQFSSLDTLKCEAKYILTNKRINIEKESPTE; from the coding sequence ATGAATATTGTCATTATGGGCGCTACGTCTCATGTTGCTAAAGGTTTGATTAATCAGTTTCTCCAAAGTAACGATTTTCACTCGCATCTCTTTACGCGTTCGGAAGATAAACTTCAAAATTTTTTGAACGCAATCAACAAACCTAAAAATGTAAATTATACTATTTGTACCGACTACAACCTCTTTTCGTCTTTTTCTTACGATGTAATCATCAATTGCGTTGGCGTGGAAACAAGAAATAAAAATAATTGTGATTTTACAAGATACTTTACAGTAACCGAAAAATTTGATAACATTGCCATTGAATATTTGCAAAATAAAAATCCTGCTGCATTATACATCAGTCTAAGTAGTGGAGCTGTATATGGCATTGGGTTTTCTACTCCGGCGGGAGAAAATTCCGTTAATCATCTTCCTGTTAATCATATTGTCCCGGAGGATTATTATGGTATTGCACGAATCAATGCCGAGGCAAAACATCGTGCCCATAGTAACCTCAGGATAATTGACCTGCGGATTTTTTCCTACTTTAGCAGGTTTATAAACCTTGAAGATGGCTATTTTATCACGGATTTGATGGAAGCTATCCTGAATAAAAAAATCCTTATTACCGATAATACAAATATTGTCCGTGATTATCTTCACCCTAAAGACCTTTTTGTAATGATTGTGAAATGTATTGCTGCCGGAAACCTAAACTTTGCTTTTGATGTAAATAGTTCTCATCCGGTAACAAAACAGGAAATTCTTGATTACTTCGTCTCGGAATACGGATTGAAATATGAAAACCGACATTGTTCGCAGAATGTCAGCGCTACCGGTCCTAAAAGTAATTACTACTCAACTAATGATCAAGCTTCCCGTATTGGTTATATGCCACAATTTAGTTCTCTGGATACGCTTAAGTGCGAAGCTAAATACATTTTGACAAACAAACGGATAAACATTGAAAAAGAAAGTCCAACGGAATAA
- a CDS encoding NUDIX domain-containing protein has translation MNISDAIAILDKQTLNPSTGLPEELFFYISRTTPLVNVDLLIKDENKRTLLSWRDDKYCGKGWHLPGGIVRFKETLETRVKKVAETEIGVDMDFNTTPIALNQVIIPEHNIRGHFISILYKCFLHGTFIPENKGLSPEDVGYLMWHDFCPDNLVKVHEMYRKYV, from the coding sequence TTGAACATTTCGGATGCTATAGCAATTCTGGATAAACAAACTTTAAATCCATCAACGGGTTTGCCCGAAGAATTGTTCTTTTACATCAGCAGGACAACTCCTTTGGTTAACGTTGACCTTCTTATAAAAGATGAAAATAAACGTACACTTTTATCATGGAGAGATGATAAATATTGTGGAAAAGGATGGCATTTGCCGGGCGGAATTGTTAGATTTAAGGAAACATTGGAAACAAGAGTTAAAAAGGTGGCTGAAACCGAAATAGGTGTTGATATGGATTTTAATACGACTCCAATAGCATTAAACCAGGTTATAATTCCTGAACACAATATAAGAGGACATTTTATTTCTATTTTATATAAATGTTTTCTCCATGGTACATTTATTCCTGAAAACAAAGGGCTTTCTCCGGAGGACGTAGGTTATCTTATGTGGCATGATTTTTGTCCTGATAATTTGGTGAAAGTTCACGA